A genome region from Hevea brasiliensis isolate MT/VB/25A 57/8 chromosome 7, ASM3005281v1, whole genome shotgun sequence includes the following:
- the LOC131181712 gene encoding peroxidase 27-like: MAIQKLLSLLFSQLVLFLLFLDLTNSQGLQVGVQVGIGLTTPQGLQLGFYRQTCPNAESTIHDMVQQFISSDRTLAAPLLRLHFHDCFVRGCDGSVLLNSTSTNQAEKDAVPNQTLRGFNVIEAIKSAVEKECPGVVSCADIVALAARDSVAMVRGPSWVVATGRRDGTVSRASEALAQIPSPFANVNQLKQNFSAKGLSVKDLVVLSGAHTIGIGHCFVIINRLYNFTGKGDTDPSLDPAYAAQLKTICKPGDNTTVVAMNPGSSTLFDADYYNVVATRRGLFQSDAALLNDIQTRVYVTLQSSTNGITFAQDFAQSMVKLGNIGVLTGSQGEIRKQCAVVN, translated from the exons ATGGCTATTCAAAAGCTTCTTTCACTTCTCTTTTCTCAACTGGTTCTCTTCCTCCTGTTTCTAGACCTAACTAATTCGCAAGGATTACAAGTTGGGGTACAGGTTGGGATAGGCTTAACTACTCCTCAAGGGTTGCAACTCGGTTTCTATCGCCAGACATGCCCAAATGCAGAGAGTACTATCCATGATATGGTTCAGCAATTCATTTCCAGTGATCGAACACTTGCTGCTCCTTTACTAAGACTGCATTTTCATGATTGTTTCGTTAGG GGATGTGATGGTTCTGTGCTATTAAATTCTACAAGCACCAATCAAGCTGAGAAAGATGCGGTCCCCAACCAGACGTTAAGAGGTTTCAATGTGATTGAGGCTATAAAATCTGCAGTAGAAAAGGAATGTCCTGGTGTGGTTTCTTGTGCTGATATTGTGGCCTTGGCAGCTCGAGATTCAGTTGCGATG gTTCGTGGACCATCTTGGGTTGTTGCCACTGGACGTAGAGATGGAACGGTCTCTCGTGCTTCAGAGGCTTTAGCACAGATACCGTCTCCTTTCGCCAATGTAAACCAACTAAAGCAAAACTTTAGTGCAAAGGGCTTAAGCGTGAAGGACCTAGTGGTTCTATCAG GAGCACACACCATTGGAATTGGACATTGCTTTGTAATCATTAACCGCCTGTACAATTTCACTGGGAAAGGCGACACAGACCCCTCGTTGGACCCAGCATACGCAGCTCAGTTGAAGACGATATGTAAGCCTGGAGACAACACCACTGTTGTGGCGATGAACCCTGGAAGCTCCACGTTATTCGATGCCGATTACTACAATGTTGTAGCTACAAGAAGAGGGCTGTTCCAATCTGATGCAGCTCTGCTCAATGATATCCAAACAAGAGTTTATGTCACACTTCAGTCTTCAACAAATGGAATCACTTTCGCACAAGATTTTGCTCAGTCAATGGTGAAACTAGGCAACATTGGAGTCCTCACCGGCAGCCAAGGTGAAATCAGGAAACAGTGTGCGGTGGTAAACTAA